The sequence CCCAAGGACAGGGCGGCTGCCGTGACGGTCTTCAGGAATTGTCTTCTATTCATCGATTCCTCCGTACTATTATAATCATACAGAAAGAAGATCGAGTATAAAAGAAAAAAACGTCACAAACCTACGCTAAAATATTTGGAAAAGTTGACTTTTTGCCTTCTTGCCGTTAATATAGTGAAAGCATGACTGAAAATCCCGTCAAGCGATACGGCTTCATAATCCTTATATCCATGCTTTTTTTCCAGATAGCATTTTCGGACGGTGGTGTCTACGATTGCATCAAGACGAAAAGAAAAATAGGTGCCATCGATCAAGCGATCCGAAAGACAGAAAAGGAAAACGCCATGCTCGCGCAGGAACTGGAAAAATTGCAGAAAGATGATCAGTATCTGGAAGATGTGGTGAGGATAAAGTACGGTTTCGTGAGGGATGGGGAAAAGGTATACAGGGTTGAAAAATGAAATACGAAGGCGCTATTTACCGGCCGCCGAGCGAGGCGGAGAGTCTGATTTTGCAGGTAACGATCGGATGTTCCCACAACAAATGCACATTCTGCGGTTCTTTTAAAGAGAAGAAGTTTCGTCTCCGTTCCTTCGAAGAAGTAAAAGAAGATGTTGATGAGGCCAGGCAATACGCCCGCTACATTAAGAAGGTCTTTATCGCCGACGGGGATGCGCTTATCATCCCGCAAAAAAAGCTTATACCCATTGTGGAGCTTATTAAGAACGCATTCCCGAAACTTGAACGCATAGGCCTCTACGGTAATACCAAATCGATTCTCAAGAAATCAGTTGAAGAGCTCAAGACCCTGAAAGAATTAGGCGTAGGTATCATTTACCTTGGCGTAGAGTCGGGAGACCAGGTTGTCCTCGACCGGGTGTGCAAGGGAACAATCCTCGACAAGACCGCTCAAGCGGCGAGTAGGGTAAAAGAGGCCGGCATCATCCTCTCTGTCACTGTCCTTCTCGGCCTGGGAGGGGTTGAGAGGAGCGCGATCCACGCAGAACAGACAGGTAAATTCCTCACGAGGATTCAGCCGGATTACGCAGGGGCGTTAAGCGTGATTGTTGTGCCGGGAACACCGCTTGCCGAAGAAGTGAAAAAGGGTACGTTCAAAGTCCCCGATCCCTATATGCTCCTCGAGGAGCTTGACGTCATGATAAAGAACATCGATGCTGACCACATGTACTTCGCATCCAATCACGCCTCCAACTATCTCCCGGTCAAAGGGTGGCTTCCGGAGGAGAAACAGAAGATGCTCAAAGCCATTGAATATGTCTTGCGTCAGAAAGACCCTTCCATGTTGCGTCCCGAATTTATGAGGGCGCTCTGAGATGAAAAGACAGACCACAGGTGTTGAGCAGAACGGGGAATTTGTCGATGTTCCCGTGCGGGTGCGTTATGCCGATACGGACATGATGGGCATTGTTTACTATGGTAGCTATCCGGCCTACTTTGAGATCGGGCGTAGTGAATACATGAGGGAGAAAGGGTTCACCTACCGGGAATTTGAAGCCCTGGGCTATCACCTCGTGGTCGTAGGCATGGAGGCGAAATATTATAATTCGGCCACCTACGACGACCTCTTGATTGTGAAGACGCGAATCTCAGAGTTG comes from Syntrophorhabdaceae bacterium and encodes:
- a CDS encoding septum formation initiator family protein, which produces MTENPVKRYGFIILISMLFFQIAFSDGGVYDCIKTKRKIGAIDQAIRKTEKENAMLAQELEKLQKDDQYLEDVVRIKYGFVRDGEKVYRVEK
- a CDS encoding radical SAM protein — encoded protein: MKYEGAIYRPPSEAESLILQVTIGCSHNKCTFCGSFKEKKFRLRSFEEVKEDVDEARQYARYIKKVFIADGDALIIPQKKLIPIVELIKNAFPKLERIGLYGNTKSILKKSVEELKTLKELGVGIIYLGVESGDQVVLDRVCKGTILDKTAQAASRVKEAGIILSVTVLLGLGGVERSAIHAEQTGKFLTRIQPDYAGALSVIVVPGTPLAEEVKKGTFKVPDPYMLLEELDVMIKNIDADHMYFASNHASNYLPVKGWLPEEKQKMLKAIEYVLRQKDPSMLRPEFMRAL
- a CDS encoding thioesterase family protein; translated protein: MKRQTTGVEQNGEFVDVPVRVRYADTDMMGIVYYGSYPAYFEIGRSEYMREKGFTYREFEALGYHLVVVGMEAKYYNSATYDDLLIVKTRISELQSRGLAFHYIIYRDETIIVEGRTKHLCVNANKKPVVIPPLLLNVLRNVKVK